Proteins encoded by one window of Elaeis guineensis isolate ETL-2024a chromosome 12, EG11, whole genome shotgun sequence:
- the LOC105055509 gene encoding uncharacterized protein: MRRTSPLLASSPVSSSARDVAAFRTERRVILPPSPRRNAASSSRETTPNKNIRGGNPQLESLMIERCRSEALTIEDAIDLFDTAASASPKPSIFAINVLLNAIRRMKHYPTVLSLYNKLNQLQGIPPDIHTYGVLINCCCRMTWVDLGFGVFGDLLKRGHVPNARIFNSLVDGLCSEKRVSEAATMFDKMSLMGCQPDVFSYSALIKGLCSAGRMGLALELHQKMATLGGCCKPDVVTYDIIIDYLCKEGAVDKALKLIDEMTHAGVAPDVHIYNRIIHGHSTLGCWKEAINIFKEMVDRGLSPNVVTFSVLMDSLCKHKKTAEAHKLLDLMHERGEKPNVISYTTLVQGYCQERRLIDARKVFDSMLDKGLSPDGHAYSILINGFVKNRRMDEAVKLFKQMQQQGVKPSVVTYNSLLDGLCDLGRVEDVRGLLDEMMGHGIHPDVITYNSIICGFCRLGKWKEALHFLNEMMERGIDPNIVTLNSLIDVLCKEGKVQEVHRLLETMISGGMEPDVVNYNTLIDGYFLVGRMNDAVRVYDSMVSKGPKPNAVTYNILIDGYCKRWRIDKALSLFNAMPHNGVQHTTAVYSTILAGMYRVGMVTDAEKFFDKMLAAGVCPNLYTYNIILHGLCKNQCVDKAMKLLQDALSSDVSLNIISFNTIIGGLFKSGKINEAKNLFSTILTKDLKPTVVTYRIMVKGLIKEGLFDEADYLLLHMENSGYPADSVIFNAMVRGLLEKDKIEKATEIIRKMNEKSFSFEASTASQIFEVLSKNGQYHDYLKLFPDLSEHCAK, encoded by the coding sequence ATGCGGAGGACGTCTCCATTGCTTGCCTCCTCACCCGTCTCTTCTTCAGCGAGAGATGTCGCTGCCTTTCGAACTGAGCGCCGCGTCATCCTTCCACCATCTCCTAGAAGGAATGCTGCATCATCCTCTCGTGAAACCACCCCCAATAAAAACATCCGGGGTGGAAACCCGCAGTTGGAAAGCCTGATGATCGAACGATGTCGATCGGAGGCTCTTACAATCGAAGATGCGATCGATTTGTTTGACACTGCAGCGAGTGCGAGCCCGAAACCCTCCATCTTCGCCATCAACGTCCTCCTCAACGCCATCCGTCGAATGAAGCATTACCCCACTGTTCTCTCTCTATATAACAAACTAAATCAATTGCAAGGAATCCCGCCCGACATCCACACATATGGAGTCCTTATCAACTGCTGCTGTCGCATGACTTGGGTGGATTTGGGCTTCGGTGTCTTTGGGGACCTCCTGAAACGCGGCCATGTCCCCAACGCCAGAATCTTCAACTCTCTTGTTGATGGTCTCTGCTCCGAGAAGAGGGTAAGCGAAGCAGCCACGATGTTCGataaaatgtctctgatgggatgtcAACCTGATGTGTTCTCATACAGTGCTCTCATCAAGGGGCTGTGCAGCGCTGGTAGAATGGGCTTGGCACTGGAGCTGCATCAGAAAATGGCCACCTTGGGAGGTTGTTGCAAGCCCGATGTGGTTACATATGACATAATTATCGATTACCTTTGCAAAGAAGGAGCTGTGGACAAGGCTCTCAAACTGATCGATGAAATGACTCATGCTGGTGTTGCCCCGGATGTTCACATTTACAACCGCATTATTCATGGGCATTCGACTTTAGGCTGCTGGAAAGAGGCAATCAATATTTTCAAGGAAATGGTCGATCGAGGCCTTTCGCCGAATGTGGTGACATTCAGCGTGCTGATGGATTCACTTTGCAAGCATAAAAAGACTGCAGAAGCTCATAAACTACTTGATTTGATGCATGAAAGAGGTGAAAAACCTAATGTAATCTCGTATACTACATTGGTGCAAGGATATTGTCAGGAGAGACGTCTCATAGATGCAAGGAAAGTCTTTGATTCCATGTTAGATAAAGGTCTTTCTCCTGATGGTCATGCATACTCCATCTTGATTAATGGATTCGTCAAGAATCGAAGAATGGATGAGGCTGTGAAGCTATTCAAGCAGATGCAACAACAAGGAGTGAAGCCCAGTGTGGTTACCTATAATTCTTTACTAGATGGACTATGCGACCTTGGAAGAGTGGAGGATGTTAGAGGCCTTCTTGATGAGATGatgggtcatggcatacatcCAGATGTCATCACCTATAATTCTATAATATGTGGGTTTTGTAGATTGGGGAAGTGGAAAGAAGCTTTGCATTTTCTTAATGAGATGATGGAGCGGGGAATTGATCCTAACATTGTGACACTCAATTCATTAATCGATGTCTTGTGTAAAGAAGGAAAGGTTCAAGAGGTACATAGATTATTGGAAACAATGATTAGTGGGGGCATGGAGCCTGATGTTGTTAATTATAATACGCTAATCGATGGTTATTTTTTGGTAGGGCGAATGAATGATGCAGTGAGAGTTTATGATTCAATGGTTTCAAAAGGCCCTAAGCCCAATGCTGTGACATACAATATATTAATTGATGGATATTGCAAAAGATGGAGGATTGATAAGGCTCTAAGTCTCTTTAATGCAATGCCTCATAATGGCGTGCAGCATACAACAGCTGTATACAGCACCATATTAGCTGGAATGTATCGTGTCGGTATGGTTACTGATGCTGAAAAATTCTTTGACAAGATGCTGGCTGCTGGTGTATGTCCAAACCTTTACACATACAACATAATCTTGCATGGGCTTTGCAAAAACCAGTGTGTTGATAAAGCTATGAAGCTACTTCAAGATGCATTATCATCTGATGTTAGCCTCAACATTATCTCTTTCAACACCATAATTGGTGGTTTGTTTAAATCTGGTAAGATTAATGAAGCCAAAAATCTCTTCAGTACAATCCTTACCAAAGATTTGAAGCCGACTGTTGTTACATATAGAATAATGGTGAAAGGACTAATAAAGGAAGGGTTGTTTGATGAGGCTGATTATTTGCTCTTGCACATGGAGAACAGTGGTTATCCTGCAGATTCTGTAATCTTCAATGCCATGGTTCGTGGTTTGCTGGAGAAAGATAAGATAGAAAAGGCAACGGAAATTATTAGAAAAATGAATGAGAAAAGCTTCTCTTTTGAGGCATCAACTGCTTCTCAGATATTCGAGGTGTTATCAAAGAATGGACAATATCATGATTATCTGAAGTTGTTTCCAGATCTTTCCGAGCACTGTGCAAAGTGA